The following proteins are encoded in a genomic region of Sebastes fasciatus isolate fSebFas1 chromosome 12, fSebFas1.pri, whole genome shotgun sequence:
- the creb3l4 gene encoding cyclic AMP-responsive element-binding protein 3-like protein 4, with product MDAESGELFLGGNGSEVADSWQLDAPFSCSDLVFGGSEKPLQDWAVDPDCTLNDSEAEDVLHGVDPNKVFPSGPPGDSSSESDSGISEDPVVESPVTTVAAATTQPATTTVYQVVYDISGLGGVKTEPGQENVISIELDEWSSQVLFSDSCIVNELPLVSAARLNGSLTVIDPPSPDDDLLYPELQLTEEEQKLLTQEGVSLPNNLPLTKAEERVLKRVRRKIRNKQSAQDSRRRRKDYIDGLESRAASCSAQNKELQRTVDQLEKRNMSLLAQLQQLQALIKRTVSKGAQTSTCLLIILVSLGLIIMPSFSPFSRNSSADDDYRPTGVISRNILTDPSSSSQPTADDADSPAVQSDSLSPPSELSQSRPPDGAAAILQEPIESPENTGSDGTAREESQLGNSSALVEGQAEPLALGLRSTPGKGGHDPAKPAHADEM from the exons ATGGATGCAGAGAGTGGGGAGCTGTTTCTCGGCGGTAACGGCAGTGAGGTGGCAGACAGCTGGCAGCTGGACGCTCCGTTCTCCTGCTCCGACCTTGTCTTCGGCGGCTCAGAGAAACCCCTGCAGGACTGGGCTGTGGACCCCGACTGT ACGCTGAATGACAGCGAGGCGGAGGACGTCCTTCACGGCGTCGACCCAAACAAGGTGTTTCCCAGCGGGCCGCCGGGAGACTCCTCGTCTGAGAGCGACAGCGGCATCTCTGAGGACCCTGTAGTTGAGAGTCCCGTCACCACGGTGGCAGCAGCGACCACCCAACCGGCCACAACGACCGTCTACCAGGTGGTTTATGACATCAGCGGCCTGGGTGGCGTGAAAACTGAACCTGGACAAGAGAACGTCATCTCCATAGAGCTCG ATGAGTGGAGCTCACAGGTGTTGTTTTCAGACTCGTGTATTGTGAACGAGCTACCGCTGGTCTCTGCAGCTCGCCTCAATGGCAGTTTGACCGTCATCGACCCTCCCAGCCCCGACGATGATCTG CTTTACCCAGAGCTCCAGCTGACTGAGGAGGAACAGAAGCTGCTGACACAGGAAGGAGTTTCTCTGCCCAACAACCTTCCTCTCACCAAG GCTGAAGAAAGAGTCCTCAAGAGAGTTCGGAGAAAAATCCGCAACAAGCAGTCGGCTCAGGACAGCCGGCGGAGGAGGAAGGACTACATTGACGGGCTGGAGAGCAG GGCAGCATCTTGCTCAGCACAGAACAAAGAGCTGCAGAGGACAGTGGATCAGCTGGAGAAACGCAACAT GTCTCTGCTggctcagctgcagcagcttcagGCTCTGATTAAACGGACGGTCAGTAAAGGAGCCCAGACCAGCACCTGCTTACTG ATCATCCTGGTCTCTCTGGGTCTGATCATCATGCCAAGTTTCAGTCCGTTCAGTCGCAACTCGTCTGCAGACGACGACTACAGACCCACAGGAG TTATTTCCAGAAACATCCTGAcagacccctcctcctcctcccagccgaCGGCAGACGATGCCGACAGTCCAGCTGTGCAGTCCGACTCCTTGTCACCACCGTCTGAACTCAGCCAATCAAGACCTCCAGATGGCGCCGCCGCCATCCTCCAAGAACCAATAGAAAGCCCTGAAAATACAGGCTCTGATGGGACGGCTCGAGAGGAGAGCCAATTGGGGAACAGCTCAGCTCTCGTTGAAGGGCAGGCTGAGCCGCTGGCGCTCGGTCTGAGGTCGACCCCGGGGAAAGGAGGCCACGATCCCGCCAAACCTGCACACGCTGATGAGATGTAG